The Christiangramia salexigens genome includes the window ATATCGGTTTTACTTTTGTCAAAATCTACATCACCTTTTTCCAGAATACTCGATACAGCAGAAGTGTCGATATTTTCATTCATAAAAAAAGACATAGACCTATCTGAAAATTGGCGATCCTTAATTTTAATATTTTTTAAAACTCTGGCGTTTGGGGAATAATCGCAGGAAGTTTTTTTACCACCCAGAAAGAAAATTAAAATTACGATCCCAAAAAATAATCCAAGTCCATAATAGGCCAGTCGGTGTATTAATTTCATATATTTTAAAAAATCAGAAGGTTGATATCTCTATAAGAGAGATTAAACCAGTCTGCAATAGATTTACTAGTTAAAATTCCGTGGTAAAAATACAAACCATTGCGCAAACCTCTGTCAAAACGCAAGGTATTTTCAAGACCACCTTCTTCTGCAATATGCAAAAGATAAGGTGTGAAAATATTACTAAGTGATAATGATGAAGATCGGGCATATCTCGAAGGAATATTAGGAACGCCGTAATGTATCACATCATGCTTGCTAAGAATAGGATTATCGTGGGAGGTGATCTCACTAGTCTCAACACATCCTCCCATATCTATGCTTACATCAATTATTACTGCACCTCTTTTCATGGTTCTCACCATATCTTCGGTGACAAGAACAGGGGATCTGTCTTTTCCGCGAACTGCTCCAATAACAACATCGGCTCGCTTTAAAGCTTTTGAAAGATTTTTAGGTTGTATGGTACTAGTATAAAAAGTGCTCCCAAGATTGGATTGAATATTTCTTAATCTGGTGAGTGAACTGTCAAAAACCTTGATGCTTGCTCCAAGTCCAATTGCCGATCTTGCGGCAAATTCCCCAACGGTTCCGGCTCCAATAATTACAACTTCAACTGGCGGCACTCCGCTAATATTACCGAACATAAGACCATTTCCCTCTACATGATTACTCATAATCTCTGAGGCAATAAGAACCGAGGCGGTACCAGCGATCTCACTTAGCGCTCTTACTATAGGATAACTTCCATCTTCATCTTTTATGAATTCAAATCCAAGAGCTGTAATTCTTTTCTCGGCTAGTTTTTGAAAATATTCCTTGCATTGAGTTTTTATCTGTAGTGCGGAAAGTAATATAGTTTGTGGATTAATATAGTCGAGCTCCTCGTTTGATGGTGGTTCGATCTTAAGTATAATAGGGCAGGAAAACACTTTTTTTGTATCCTTCGTTATCTCGGCTCCCGCGTCAGAATAGTCTTTATCACTAAATCTCGCCCATTTTCCGGCTTGAGATTCAATAAGGACCCGATGGCCATGAGCTGTTATGGCCGCAACGGCATCCGGACTTAAACAAATGCGTTTTTCCTGATATGCAGTCTCTTTCGGGATACCGATAAAGAGCTGACCTTTGCTTTTGTAAATTTCAAGAGTTTCTTCCTGTGGTAAAAGTTGTTCCCTGGTAAAAGGGGATACCTGCTGTTTGCCCATTTGGTTATGTTAAAGCAGTTAAATTATAACTAAATTTAGAGAAATTAAAAAGGTTTAAAGCTTGCGATAGTAGTCTTCGAGAATAATATTTCCAGTAGGATCTGAATTATCTTCATTCTCTTGTTGAAAGCTTTTAATTTCATTTAGGTCCTTATCACCAATAGGAGAAAATACAGATATTTCCGTTTCATCTAATTCTGATAGATCAATGTCGTAAACCCTATCAAATATTTTAATACGAACGACATATACAATACCTAATATGATTATGAAAAATGGAGCTAGGTAAATTAGCCCATCAATATCCATTAAAGCTGCTCCATTCAAATATACATCGTCGTAAACGACAGATACAAGTTGATAAGCATACATTATAAGGGGAATAAGGATAACATGGTACCACCAGTGTTTGCAGGTGAAAAACCATATAAGAAGTAATAGTAAAGGAACTAATTTACTTGTATATGTCCAGGCGGCTGTAAGTACATTTTCATAATACTTACTTTCATAGGTAAAAAAAGAAGTTTCCCAAACGGGTCCGTTTGGGAAAATCTCATATGAATAAAATAAATAAGGTGAAAATGCGATGCAAATCGCAATTAGACTACCCGTTAGTAGGTACCCTGATGGTTCTTTTGTCGACTGCTTGTTTCTTGATTTCATCCTTATTAGTATCGTCGTTTGAAGTTGAAGTTACAAAAAAGCTTGCTCCAAAAATTGCTGCTGCGAAAAGTACTGCTTTAAGTTTCATATTCTAAGAATTTTAAGGTTGTGGTTTCGTTTTGTTTTCTGTTACAAACATAACGCAACTTAAAATCCTGTGGTTTACAACATTAGTCGTACCTTTGCACCTTTTTTCGAGCAAAAAAATAGGCCGAAATTCACTAAAAAAATTTAATAAATGTTAGTTTAAATTTATTTATACCTCGGTCAATGAAATAAATCCTAACTATTAGGTTTATAAATTCATCACAAAAGTAATAAAATTCTTACAATCTATTTTTTGTCATTTATTTTACACCTCACCGTTTTATTAACAAAACTTTAACGTTCTCTTCTTCTCAGAAGTCACCTCTAAAAGCAATTTTTGGGTGTTTTCCCCCAACAAATTATCTATTTTTTCCGGCCATTCAATCAAATTCCAGGAACCAGAATCTAAATAATCTTCTATTCCCATATCCAGTGCTTCTGTTTCGTCCTCTATTCGATAAAAATCGAAATGAAAAACAGATCCCTCTTCTGATTCATAATGGTTAACTAAGGAAAACGTTGGGCTGGAAGCGGTTTCTTTTACGCCTAAGGCTTTTACCAATTCTCTTATTAGAGTGGTTTTACCGGCACCCATTTCGCCATAAAAAAGCAAAGTCTTGCTTTTTGTATTACGTAGAATATAATCTACAGCAACATCCAGGTCTCGAAGTTCATAGGTTAACTCCATAATTTAAAATCTCAGATTCGGGACTATAAAGATAAGTAAAAAATAGATAAAGTGTTACATCTAATTGGTAGTCAAACTAATACCGATCACTACTAAGTATTACATCGGTAAAATTTGGTTTTTATCGATTATTTTGGGTTTAGGACTACAAACGGGATTACAACCTCTTCAAGAGATATTCCACCGTGCTGGTAAGTATTTCGATAATAGCTTACATAGTGGTTATAATTATTGGGATAGGCGAAAAAGAAATCCTCTTTCGCAAATATGTACGAGCTACTCATATTGAGAGTGGGCAGATATATAGATTTAGGTTCCTCGATAGCAAATACCTCTTTCTTTTCGTATGTAAGACTCTTTCCTGTCTTATATCTTAAATTGAGACTAGTATTCTTGTCTCCAATCACTTTAGAAGGGTTCTTTACATTTATAGTTCCATGATCTGTAGTAATTATCAATTTGAAGCCAGATTGTTGTGCCTTCTGAATGATCTCAAGTAAAGGGGAGTTCTTAAACCAGCTTTGAGTAAGACTTCTATAAGACTTATCATTCGAGGCCAGTTCCTTTATCACCTCCATTTCGGTCTTGGAGTGTGAGAGCATATCCACAAAATTATAGACCACAACAGTTAAATCGTTAGACTTTTGAGTCTTGAAGTTATCTACTAGCTTTTTACCGGCTTTTAAACTGCTGATCTTGTGGTATTCAAATTTTAAATTTTTCCCTAAGCGTTTAAGTTGCTCTCTTAGAAACTCTGCTTCAAATAAATTTTTTCCGCCTTCTTCAGTGTCATTCTTCCAGTATTTGGGGAATAACTTCTCCATTTCACTTGGCATCAAGCCGGAAAAGATAGCATTCCTGGCATACTGTGTTGCGGTTGGAAGTATACTATAATAAGGTGTCTCTTTTTCCTTTTTATAATAGGTATTAATAATAGGCTCTAAAGATTTCCATTGGTCGTAGCGCAAGTTGTCTACCACGATCATCAAGGTGGGCTGGTCATCTTTAAGTTCAGGAATTACCTTTTTCTTAAACAGAGTGTGAGACATTACCGGGGCATCTCCATCTTTTTGGAACCAACTCTCGTAATTTTTGGATATGAATTTAAAGAATTGATTATTGGCTTCGAGTTTCTGGGACTCCAGAATTTCAAACATGCCAGAATCCTCAATATCTTCAAGCTGAATTTCCCAGTACACTAATTTTTGATATAATTCGGCCCATTCTTCCCAGGAATTTACCTGAGACATTTCCATTGCAATTTTCCTGAATTCCTGCTGATAATTAGAGGTTGTTTTTTCAGATATAAGCCGGCTATGGTCAAGATTCTTTTTTATACTTAAAAGGATCTGATTCGGATTTACCGGTTTGATCAAATAATCTGCTATTTTAGAGCCAATGGCCTCTTCCATGATATATTCTTCTTCACTCTTTGTGATCATTACGATTGGAAGGGTCTCTCGCTTTTCTTTAATTTCGGTGAGCGTTTCTAAACCGGTTAGTCCCGGCATGTTTTCATCCAGAAATACGATATCAAAATTTTCATCTTCAATTCGCTCTAATGCCTCGGTTCCGCTTTTACAAGTTTCAACTTTATAATTGCGGGATTCTAGAAAAATAATATGTGGTTTAAGCAAATCAATTTCATCATCTACCCATAAAATCTTGATATTATTCATATATGTATCTTTGTTTCAAATTTTAGATAAAATATAGCTTGGCGTCACAAACTAAACTCAAAATATTAAACGATCCAATTTACGGTTTTATTACCATCCCGAATGATAGGATCTTTCGCATAATTGAACATCCGTACTTTCAAAGATTGCGCCGAATTTCACAGATGGGGCTTTCCTATCTAGTATATCCCGGTGCTCATCATACCAGATTTCATCATGCTCTGGGATGTGTGCATTTAATGCAAAAGGCTGTGAGAGTCCTAAGGTATAAAGGAGTAGAGATCTCAAAAAAAGAAGAAGAAGCCTTGCTTATTGCGATCCTAATGCATGATATTGGTCATGGCCCATTTAGTCATGCTATGGAACACAGCCTTGTGGAAGGTGTGGATCATGAGTGTATTTCGCTCCTTTTTATGGAAGAAATGAATAAGAACTTTAACCAAAGTTTAACGCTTGCGATCAAGATCTTTAAGGGTTCTTACGAAAGAAAGTTCATGAATCAGCTTATTTCAAGTCAGATGGATATGGATCGCCTGGATTATTTAAAGCGCGATAGTTTTTATACCGGGGCGGTTGAAGGGAATATTAATAGTGAACGATTAATAACCATGCTAAATGTGGTTAATGATGAACTGGTCATTGAAGAAAAAGGAATTTATTCAGTTGAAAAATTCCTGATTGGGCGTAGATTAATGTATTGGCAAGTTTACCTGCACAAAACAAGCCTGGTTGCCGAACAGCTTTTAATTCGTGTACTTAAACGCGCTAAAGAATTGATTGGGAACGGAGAGAAATTGCATGCTAGCAGTGCATTGCTTTATTTTCTCGAAAATAAAATTACCCGGGAAAACTTTAGTAATGAAACCCTGGAGACTTTTTCCAGACTGGATGATAATGATGTGATTTCAGCTATGAAAGAATGGATGTATTCAGATGATTTTGTGCTTAGCCATTTGTGCAAGATGATCATCAACCGGGATCTGCTAAAGGTGAAGATCAAAAAGAAGAAACCTTCTGAAGATAAGTTGAAAAAACGTTCTATTGCGCTTCAGAATAAATATAATATATCTGAAAAGGAGGCCTCATACTTTGTATTTGATGGTGAAATCGCTAACCTTGCCTACAAGCGTGAAAAAGATAATATCAATATTCTACATAAGAATGGGAAGATCAATGATGTAGTTAAGGTATCAGATCAATTCAATTTAAAAGCGCTTACAAATACGGTAACCAAATACTATATGTGTTATCCTAAAGTTAAAGATTAAAGCATTTTTTTTACTTTTGCCAGAATGAAGTTCACAGCAGCGCAAATAGCCGAAATATTAGAAGGTAAGGTAGTAGGTAATCCTGAGGAGGAAGTATCAGAACTTGCCAAAATAGAGGAGGGCTCTAAAGGTTCGCTTACATTTTTAAGCAATCCAAAATATACCTCTTTTCTTTATACCACAAACGCATCGGTAACAATTATAGATGAAGAGTTTGAATTGGATCAGAAGGTAAGTACCACTTTGATCAAGGTTAAAGATGCATATAAGGCATTCTCTACTTTACTGGAATATTACAATCAGGTTAAGTTGAATAAATCTGGTATTGAACAGCCTAATCATATATCAAAATCTGCAGAATATCAGGATGACCTTTATTTAGGGGCATTCTCATATTTAGGAGATAATGTGAAGCTAGGAAAGAATGTAAAAATTTACCCTAACGTTTATATCGGCGATAATGTAAAAATTGGAGATAATGTTACCGTATTTGCGGGTGTGAAGATCTATTCTGAAAGCCTGATAGGAAATAACTGTACCATTCATAGTGGAGTTGTAATTGGGGCAGACGGTTTTGGATTTAGTCCAGATGACTCCGGAAAATATGCGAAAGTACCACAGATAGGCAATGTTATTATTGAAGATCATGTAGATATTGGAGCTTCAACTACCATAGACAGGGCAACTCTAGGTTCGACGATAATCAGAACCGGAGTGAAGCTTGATAATCATATTCAGATCGCGCATAACGTGGAGATTGGTGAGCATACTGCAATCGCAGCTCAAACTGGTATTGCAGGTTCTACGAAAATCGGTAAAAACTGTCTAATTGGAGGGCAGGTAGGTATTGCTGGTCACTTAACCATCGGAAACCGCGTTAAGATCCAGGCTCAGTCTGGAATTGGTCGTGACATTAAAGATGATGAGATGCTTCAGGGATCTCCTGCTATAGGTTATAGCAATTACAATAAATCATATATACATTTTAAAAACCTGCCAGAAACGATGAATAAAATACACCAACTGGAAAAAAAAATAAATAATGGCTAATATAGTTTCAAAACAAAAGACCATTCAGGAAGAAGTTTCCCTGGAAGGAGTTGGCCTGCATACCGGTGCCGAAGTTAAATTGACTTTTAAACCTGCACCCGAAAATACAGGTTATGTATTTAGAAGAGTGGATCTTGAAGGTTCACCGGAGGTTGAAGCAGATGTAAGTTATGTTGTAAATACAAAAAGAGGTACCAACCTTGAAAAAAATGGAGTGATGATCCAAACTTCAGAGCACGTATTGGCTGCTTGTGTCGGTTTGGAAATAGACAACCTATATATAGAATTAAACGCTTCAGAACCCCCAATTATGGACGGTTCTTCCAAGTTCTTTGTGGAAGCTTTGGAAAAAGCTGGTTCTGTTGAGCAGGAGGCAGATAAAGATGAGTTTGTTATTACAGACATTATCTGTTACCGTGACCCTGAAACCGGAAGTGAAATAATCGCAATGCCTTCTGATGAGTATCAGATCACTACAATGGTGGATTTTGGAACCAAGGTTCTTGGGACACAAAATGCATCTATAGAAACCCTTTCAGAATTTAAGACTGAAATTGCAGATTCCAGAACTTTCAGCTTTTTACATGAACTTGAGGCATTATTAGAACACGGTCTTATTAAAGGCGGTGATCTGAATAACGCAATCGTGTATGTTGACAAAGAGATCAACGAAGACACTATGAAAAAGTTGCGAGTGGCATTTAACCGTGATGAAATTTCGGTGAAGCCCAATGGAATTCTGGATAACCTGAACCTGCACCATCCAAATGAGGCCGCAAGACATAAACTTCTTGACGTACTTGGTGATTTAGCACTGGTTGGAACCCGAATTAGAGGAAAGATCATTGCAAATAAGCCGGGGCATTTTGTAAACACAGAATTTGCCAAGAAACTTTCAAAAATTATAAAAGCTGAAAAAAGGAATAATGTACCTAAGATAGATCTTTCACAGCCGCCATTGATGGATGTGAATGATATCATGGATACTTTACCCCACAGATCTCCGTTCCTATTAGTGGATAAGATCTACGAATTAACCGAAACTCATGTGATAGGAATGAAGAATGTGACTATGAACGAACCTTTCTTCGTAGGGCACTTTCCAGGGAAACCGGTTATGCCGGGTGTTCTTCAGGTTGAAGCTATGGCTCAGACCGGGGGGATTCTAGCTCTTAAATCGGTGCCAGATCCTGAGAACTACCTTACTTATTTCATGAAAATTGATAATGTAAGATTCAAACAACAAGTAGTTCCGGGGGATACTCTGGTATTTAAACTGGAGTTATTAGCTCCAATACGCCGTGGTATCTGCCAAATGCAGGGCTACGCGTATGTAAATGGCAAACTTGCCACAGAAGCCATTCTTATGGCACAAATCGTAAAATCAAAATAAGAGATATGAACCAACCTTTAGCATATGTGCATCCGGGGGCAAAGATCGCAAAGAATGTAGTGATCGAGCCTTTCGCC containing:
- a CDS encoding HD domain-containing protein; this translates as MASQTKLKILNDPIYGFITIPNDRIFRIIEHPYFQRLRRISQMGLSYLVYPGAHHTRFHHALGCVHLMQKAVRVLRYKGVEISKKEEEALLIAILMHDIGHGPFSHAMEHSLVEGVDHECISLLFMEEMNKNFNQSLTLAIKIFKGSYERKFMNQLISSQMDMDRLDYLKRDSFYTGAVEGNINSERLITMLNVVNDELVIEEKGIYSVEKFLIGRRLMYWQVYLHKTSLVAEQLLIRVLKRAKELIGNGEKLHASSALLYFLENKITRENFSNETLETFSRLDDNDVISAMKEWMYSDDFVLSHLCKMIINRDLLKVKIKKKKPSEDKLKKRSIALQNKYNISEKEASYFVFDGEIANLAYKREKDNINILHKNGKINDVVKVSDQFNLKALTNTVTKYYMCYPKVKD
- a CDS encoding alanine dehydrogenase, which encodes MGKQQVSPFTREQLLPQEETLEIYKSKGQLFIGIPKETAYQEKRICLSPDAVAAITAHGHRVLIESQAGKWARFSDKDYSDAGAEITKDTKKVFSCPIILKIEPPSNEELDYINPQTILLSALQIKTQCKEYFQKLAEKRITALGFEFIKDEDGSYPIVRALSEIAGTASVLIASEIMSNHVEGNGLMFGNISGVPPVEVVIIGAGTVGEFAARSAIGLGASIKVFDSSLTRLRNIQSNLGSTFYTSTIQPKNLSKALKRADVVIGAVRGKDRSPVLVTEDMVRTMKRGAVIIDVSIDMGGCVETSEITSHDNPILSKHDVIHYGVPNIPSRYARSSSLSLSNIFTPYLLHIAEEGGLENTLRFDRGLRNGLYFYHGILTSKSIADWFNLSYRDINLLIF
- the tsaE gene encoding tRNA (adenosine(37)-N6)-threonylcarbamoyltransferase complex ATPase subunit type 1 TsaE, which produces MELTYELRDLDVAVDYILRNTKSKTLLFYGEMGAGKTTLIRELVKALGVKETASSPTFSLVNHYESEEGSVFHFDFYRIEDETEALDMGIEDYLDSGSWNLIEWPEKIDNLLGENTQKLLLEVTSEKKRTLKFC
- a CDS encoding bifunctional response regulator/alkaline phosphatase family protein; the protein is MNNIKILWVDDEIDLLKPHIIFLESRNYKVETCKSGTEALERIEDENFDIVFLDENMPGLTGLETLTEIKEKRETLPIVMITKSEEEYIMEEAIGSKIADYLIKPVNPNQILLSIKKNLDHSRLISEKTTSNYQQEFRKIAMEMSQVNSWEEWAELYQKLVYWEIQLEDIEDSGMFEILESQKLEANNQFFKFISKNYESWFQKDGDAPVMSHTLFKKKVIPELKDDQPTLMIVVDNLRYDQWKSLEPIINTYYKKEKETPYYSILPTATQYARNAIFSGLMPSEMEKLFPKYWKNDTEEGGKNLFEAEFLREQLKRLGKNLKFEYHKISSLKAGKKLVDNFKTQKSNDLTVVVYNFVDMLSHSKTEMEVIKELASNDKSYRSLTQSWFKNSPLLEIIQKAQQSGFKLIITTDHGTINVKNPSKVIGDKNTSLNLRYKTGKSLTYEKKEVFAIEEPKSIYLPTLNMSSSYIFAKEDFFFAYPNNYNHYVSYYRNTYQHGGISLEEVVIPFVVLNPK
- a CDS encoding bifunctional UDP-3-O-[3-hydroxymyristoyl] N-acetylglucosamine deacetylase/3-hydroxyacyl-ACP dehydratase; protein product: MANIVSKQKTIQEEVSLEGVGLHTGAEVKLTFKPAPENTGYVFRRVDLEGSPEVEADVSYVVNTKRGTNLEKNGVMIQTSEHVLAACVGLEIDNLYIELNASEPPIMDGSSKFFVEALEKAGSVEQEADKDEFVITDIICYRDPETGSEIIAMPSDEYQITTMVDFGTKVLGTQNASIETLSEFKTEIADSRTFSFLHELEALLEHGLIKGGDLNNAIVYVDKEINEDTMKKLRVAFNRDEISVKPNGILDNLNLHHPNEAARHKLLDVLGDLALVGTRIRGKIIANKPGHFVNTEFAKKLSKIIKAEKRNNVPKIDLSQPPLMDVNDIMDTLPHRSPFLLVDKIYELTETHVIGMKNVTMNEPFFVGHFPGKPVMPGVLQVEAMAQTGGILALKSVPDPENYLTYFMKIDNVRFKQQVVPGDTLVFKLELLAPIRRGICQMQGYAYVNGKLATEAILMAQIVKSK
- a CDS encoding DUF4258 domain-containing protein; protein product: MKLIHRLAYYGLGLFFGIVILIFFLGGKKTSCDYSPNARVLKNIKIKDRQFSDRSMSFFMNENIDTSAVSSILEKGDVDFDKSKTDIEPCNIYFITGETKNGILELEIENCDSLATIKNALIKKDD
- the lpxD gene encoding UDP-3-O-(3-hydroxymyristoyl)glucosamine N-acyltransferase — protein: MKFTAAQIAEILEGKVVGNPEEEVSELAKIEEGSKGSLTFLSNPKYTSFLYTTNASVTIIDEEFELDQKVSTTLIKVKDAYKAFSTLLEYYNQVKLNKSGIEQPNHISKSAEYQDDLYLGAFSYLGDNVKLGKNVKIYPNVYIGDNVKIGDNVTVFAGVKIYSESLIGNNCTIHSGVVIGADGFGFSPDDSGKYAKVPQIGNVIIEDHVDIGASTTIDRATLGSTIIRTGVKLDNHIQIAHNVEIGEHTAIAAQTGIAGSTKIGKNCLIGGQVGIAGHLTIGNRVKIQAQSGIGRDIKDDEMLQGSPAIGYSNYNKSYIHFKNLPETMNKIHQLEKKINNG